In Thermoplasmata archaeon, the genomic window GGGTCGAATTCCTCCAGTGAGGATACGTCTCTGTCCTTGACGGAGCACTTGATCCCTATTGCCTCACACACATAGTGTGTTACGTACTCGTTATCGCCCGTAAGGACCTTGACCTTGATGCCATACTCATTCAGATCTTTGATCGCTCCTTTGGCCGTCCTCTTCACTGGATCGGTAAAGACAACGAATCCCGCAAACGTCTGGTCAGTCTCGTCAGAAGGGCTGAATTCAGTCTGTCCAGCCGGGAAGTACTTGTGAGTTACTCCGAGGACACGCATTCCCTTCTTGCTGTACCATTCGACCAGGCCCAGGATTTTGTTTACTGTGTTTTCGTCCAGGTCGCGTATCTCCCCTTCCTCATCCAGATATCTGGTGGATATCGAGAGGATCTCCGGGACCGCGCCCTTTGTGACCATGAGGTTGACATCCTCTTTCTTGTTGACGATGACGGTAGCTCTCCTTCTGATGAAATCGAACGGTATATCGCCAACCCATTCGTATTCGTCTAGTTCCTCCAAAAGATACTCGTTCTCAGCGTGCTCCTGGATTGCCCAATCGATCTGATTGGTCGCGGATGTGAGCTTCATACTGTTCAGACATACTAGCTTCTCGACCAGGGTGCTGGGGGTTCCGTAGATATTGTTGTTCGCCTCGACCGAGATTCTGTTCTCCGTGAGCGTTCCCGTCTTGTCCGAACAAAGAACATCCATCCCTCCGAAGTTCTGGATCGCATTGACGTCCTTCACGATGACCCTTTTCTTAGACATGTCTATGGCGCCTTTGGCCAGATTGGTTGATACTATCGTGGCAAGCATCTCAGGCATCAGTCCTATCGCAAGAGTGATCGCGAAGATCAACGCCTCCATGACATCCTCGAATAGGAACTCACCTGCATTGAGGAATCCCTTGATCACCATGATGATGAAAACAGGAGGAACCGTGAATATCATGAGTTTGAGAAGCACGGAAACGATTGCGCTGCTTCCCTTGTCGTAAGTGGTCTTGGAAGATTTGGTCGATAGCTTCTCGGCCATGGAACCTATCACAGTATCATCACCGACCGCGATGACCACCGCCTCAGCAGAGCCTTCCATGACACTGGTTCCCATGAACGCCATATTGTTGCATTCCAGGATGCTTCCCTCGCATTTCACGGGCTCAGCATATTTCGTGGCCGCCTCCGACTCTCCTGTGAGGGCGGACTGGTCGACCTTCAGATGGTTGGATTTGATGATCCTGACATCCGCGGGAACTACATCCCCCGTGTCCAGGATCAGTATGTCTCCGGCGACGAGGTCGACAGAGTCTACCTCGGTCTCGACATTCTCACGGCGGACCGTGATGATCGTGGTCACCATGTTCACCAGTTTAGCAGCGGCCTTCCCGCTGCGTGTCTCCTGGATGAATGTCATCGTACCGCTCACAACTATCAAAGTCGTAAGGATGACGAAGTAAATGATGTCGGGATCCAGAATCATCCAGAGGATGTCTATGACCGCTAATGCTATTATGAATACGTTTACGAATGCATGATACAGTCTTTTCAGAACCACATGAGTGTTGTGATTCGAGACGACATTCTCTCCGTACCTGATACGGGACGTCGTCAGCTCCTCATTGTAGTGACCTTCGATCCTGGTGTTGTACTGCTCTAGTACGGACTCCGCATCCTCAGATGCGGCCGCCTTCATTCTCTGTTCCGGTGAAAGCGAATCAATTACCACAAAAATCTCGTATCACTTTCTATTCTTAAAAGTGACCCTTGGCATAAACCGCAATGTGTCCCTGTAGGGGCGTACCTGTCTCTCTAGGAACAATACGACACTAAAACGACA contains:
- a CDS encoding HAD family hydrolase — encoded protein: MVIDSLSPEQRMKAAASEDAESVLEQYNTRIEGHYNEELTTSRIRYGENVVSNHNTHVVLKRLYHAFVNVFIIALAVIDILWMILDPDIIYFVILTTLIVVSGTMTFIQETRSGKAAAKLVNMVTTIITVRRENVETEVDSVDLVAGDILILDTGDVVPADVRIIKSNHLKVDQSALTGESEAATKYAEPVKCEGSILECNNMAFMGTSVMEGSAEAVVIAVGDDTVIGSMAEKLSTKSSKTTYDKGSSAIVSVLLKLMIFTVPPVFIIMVIKGFLNAGEFLFEDVMEALIFAITLAIGLMPEMLATIVSTNLAKGAIDMSKKRVIVKDVNAIQNFGGMDVLCSDKTGTLTENRISVEANNNIYGTPSTLVEKLVCLNSMKLTSATNQIDWAIQEHAENEYLLEELDEYEWVGDIPFDFIRRRATVIVNKKEDVNLMVTKGAVPEILSISTRYLDEEGEIRDLDENTVNKILGLVEWYSKKGMRVLGVTHKYFPAGQTEFSPSDETDQTFAGFVVFTDPVKRTAKGAIKDLNEYGIKVKVLTGDNEYVTHYVCEAIGIKCSVKDRDVSSLEEFDP